The following proteins are co-located in the Escherichia fergusonii ATCC 35469 genome:
- the nrdH gene encoding glutaredoxin-like protein NrdH: protein MRITIYTRNDCVQCHATKRAMENRGFDFEMINVDSVPEAAEALRAQGFRQLPVVIAGDLSWSGFRPDMINRLHPAPHAASA, encoded by the coding sequence ATGCGCATTACTATTTACACTCGTAACGATTGCGTTCAGTGCCACGCCACCAAACGGGCGATGGAAAACCGGGGCTTTGATTTTGAAATGATTAATGTCGATAGCGTTCCTGAAGCAGCGGAAGCGCTGCGTGCTCAGGGCTTTCGTCAGTTGCCGGTCGTGATTGCAGGCGATCTTAGCTGGTCAGGTTTCCGCCCGGACATGATCAACCGTCTGCATCCAGCACCACACGCGGCCAGTGCATGA
- a CDS encoding DUF883 domain-containing protein, with amino-acid sequence MFNRPNRNDVDDGVQDIQNDVNQLADSLESVLKSWGSDAKGEAEAARNKAQALLKETRARMHGRTRVQQAARDAVGCADSFVRERPWCSVGTAAAVGIFIGALLSMRKS; translated from the coding sequence ATGTTTAACCGACCGAACCGCAACGACGTCGATGATGGCGTGCAGGATATCCAGAATGATGTCAATCAATTGGCTGACAGTCTCGAATCTGTATTGAAGTCCTGGGGCAGCGACGCCAAAGGGGAAGCCGAAGCCGCACGCAATAAAGCTCAGGCATTGCTGAAAGAAACCAGAGCGCGAATGCATGGTCGTACTCGCGTCCAGCAAGCCGCGCGCGATGCCGTTGGCTGCGCGGATTCTTTTGTTCGTGAAAGACCCTGGTGTAGCGTGGGTACAGCAGCTGCGGTAGGTATTTTTATCGGCGCACTGTTGAGCATGCGCAAATCGTAG
- the proX gene encoding glycine betaine/L-proline ABC transporter substrate-binding protein ProX, with product MRHSVLFATAFATLISTQTFAADLPGKGITVNPVQSTITEETFQTLLVSRALEKLGYTVNKPSEVDYNVGYTSLASGDATFTAVNWTPLHDNMYEAAGGDKKFYREGVFVNGAAQGYLIDKKTADQYKITNIAQLKDPKIAKLFDTNGDGKADLTGCNPGWGCEGAINHQLAAYELTNTVTHNQGNYAAMMADTISRYKEGKPVFYYTWTPYWVSNELKPGKDVVWLQVPFSALPGDKNADTKLPNGANYGFPVSTMHIVANKAWAEKNPAAAKLFAIMQLPVADINAQNAIMHDGKASEGDIQGHVDGWIKAHQQQFDGWVNEALAAQK from the coding sequence ATGCGACATAGCGTACTTTTTGCGACAGCGTTTGCCACGCTTATCTCTACACAAACTTTTGCTGCCGATCTGCCGGGCAAAGGCATTACTGTTAATCCAGTTCAGAGCACCATCACTGAAGAAACCTTCCAGACGCTGCTGGTCAGTCGTGCACTGGAGAAATTAGGTTATACCGTCAATAAACCCAGCGAAGTGGATTACAACGTTGGCTACACCTCGCTTGCTTCTGGCGATGCGACCTTTACCGCGGTGAACTGGACGCCACTGCATGACAACATGTACGAAGCTGCCGGTGGCGATAAGAAATTTTATCGTGAAGGGGTATTTGTTAACGGTGCGGCACAAGGTTACCTGATCGATAAGAAAACCGCCGACCAGTACAAAATCACCAACATCGCGCAACTGAAAGATCCGAAGATCGCCAAACTGTTCGATACCAACGGCGACGGTAAAGCGGATTTAACCGGTTGTAACCCAGGCTGGGGCTGCGAAGGTGCCATCAACCACCAGCTTGCCGCGTATGAACTGACCAACACGGTGACGCATAATCAGGGGAACTACGCAGCGATGATGGCTGACACCATCAGTCGTTACAAAGAGGGCAAACCGGTGTTTTACTACACCTGGACGCCATACTGGGTGAGTAACGAACTGAAGCCGGGCAAAGATGTCGTCTGGTTGCAGGTGCCGTTCTCCGCACTGCCGGGTGATAAAAACGCCGACACTAAACTGCCGAATGGTGCGAATTATGGCTTCCCGGTCAGCACCATGCATATCGTTGCCAACAAAGCCTGGGCTGAGAAAAACCCGGCGGCAGCCAAACTGTTTGCCATTATGCAGTTGCCGGTGGCAGACATTAACGCCCAGAACGCCATCATGCATGACGGCAAAGCCTCAGAAGGCGATATTCAGGGACACGTTGATGGCTGGATCAAAGCCCACCAGCAGCAGTTCGATGGCTGGGTGAATGAGGCGCTGGCAGCGCAGAAGTAA
- the proW gene encoding glycine betaine/L-proline ABC transporter permease ProW, translating to MADQNNPWDTTPAADSAAQSADAWGTPATAPTDGGGADWLTSTPAPNVEHFNILDPFHKTLIPLDSWVTEGIDWVVTHFRPVFQGVRVPVDYILNGFQQLLLGMPAPMAIIVFALIAWQISGVGMGVATLVSLIAIGAIGAWSQAMVTLALVLTALLFCIVIGLPLGIWLARSPRAAKIIRPLLDAMQTTPAFVYLVPIVMLFGIGNVPGVVVTIIFALPPIIRLTILGINQVPADLIEASRSFGASPRQMLFKVQLPLAMPTIMAGVNQTLMLALSMVVIASMIAVGGLGQMVLRGIGRLDMGLATVGGVGIVILAIILDRLTQAVGRDSRSRGNRRWYTTGPVGLLTRPFIK from the coding sequence ATGGCTGATCAAAATAATCCGTGGGATACCACGCCAGCGGCGGACAGTGCCGCACAATCCGCAGACGCCTGGGGTACACCGGCGACTGCACCGACTGACGGCGGTGGCGCTGACTGGCTGACCAGTACGCCTGCACCAAACGTCGAGCATTTTAATATTCTCGATCCGTTCCATAAAACGCTGATCCCGCTCGACAGTTGGGTCACTGAAGGGATCGACTGGGTCGTTACCCATTTCCGTCCCGTCTTCCAGGGCGTGCGCGTTCCGGTTGATTACATCCTCAACGGTTTCCAGCAATTGCTGCTGGGTATGCCCGCACCGATGGCGATTATCGTTTTCGCTCTCATCGCCTGGCAAATTTCCGGTGTCGGAATGGGCGTGGCGACGCTGGTTTCGCTGATTGCCATCGGCGCAATCGGTGCCTGGTCACAGGCAATGGTTACTCTGGCGCTGGTGTTAACCGCCCTGCTGTTCTGTATCGTCATCGGTTTGCCGTTGGGGATCTGGCTGGCGAGAAGTCCACGAGCGGCGAAAATTATTCGTCCACTGCTTGATGCCATGCAGACCACGCCAGCGTTTGTTTATCTGGTGCCAATCGTCATGCTGTTTGGTATCGGTAACGTGCCGGGCGTAGTGGTGACGATCATCTTTGCTCTGCCGCCGATTATCCGTCTGACGATTCTGGGGATTAACCAAGTTCCGGCGGATCTGATTGAAGCCTCGCGCTCATTCGGTGCCAGCCCGCGGCAGATGCTGTTCAAAGTTCAGTTACCGCTGGCGATGCCGACCATAATGGCGGGCGTTAACCAGACGCTAATGCTGGCTCTTTCTATGGTGGTCATCGCCTCGATGATTGCCGTCGGCGGGCTGGGTCAGATGGTACTTCGCGGTATCGGTCGTCTGGATATGGGCCTTGCCACCGTTGGCGGCGTCGGGATTGTGATCCTCGCCATTATCCTCGACCGCCTGACGCAGGCCGTTGGGCGCGACTCACGCAGTCGCGGCAACCGTCGCTGGTACACCACTGGCCCTGTCGGTCTGCTGACCCGCCCATTCATTAAGTAA
- the nrdI gene encoding class Ib ribonucleoside-diphosphate reductase assembly flavoprotein NrdI gives MSQLVYFSSSSENTQRFIERLGLPAVRIPLNERERIQVDEPYILIVPSYGGGGTAGAVPRQVIRFLNDEHNRALLRGVIASGNRNFGEAYGRAGDVIARKCGVPWLYRFELMGTQSDIENVRKGVTEFWQRQPQNA, from the coding sequence ATGAGCCAGCTTGTCTACTTTTCCAGCAGCTCCGAAAATACGCAGCGTTTTATCGAACGTTTAGGGCTGCCCGCAGTGCGCATCCCGCTCAATGAGCGGGAACGGATTCAGGTAGACGAGCCTTACATCCTGATCGTGCCCTCTTACGGCGGCGGCGGTACGGCTGGCGCGGTGCCACGACAGGTAATTCGCTTTTTAAACGACGAGCACAACCGGGCGTTGCTTCGCGGCGTTATTGCTTCGGGTAATCGCAACTTTGGTGAGGCGTATGGCCGCGCCGGAGATGTGATTGCCCGGAAATGCGGCGTGCCGTGGCTGTACCGCTTTGAACTCATGGGTACGCAAAGCGATATCGAAAACGTTCGTAAAGGAGTAACCGAATTTTGGCAACGACAACCGCAGAACGCCTGA
- the proV gene encoding glycine betaine/L-proline ABC transporter ATP-binding protein ProV has protein sequence MAIKLEIKNLYKIFGEHPQRAFKYIEQGLSKEQILEKTGLSLGVKDASLAIEEGEIFVIMGLSGSGKSTMVRLLNRLIEPTRGQVLIDGVDIAKISDAELREVRRKKIAMVFQSFALMPHMTVLDNTAFGMELAGINAEERREKALDALRQVGLENYAHSYPDELSGGMRQRVGLARALAINPDILLMDEAFSALDPLIRTEMQDELVKLQAKHQRTIVFISHDLDEAMRIGDRIAIMQNGEVVQVGTPDEILNNPANDYVRTFFRGVDISQVFSAKDIARRTPNGLIRKTPGFGPRSALKLLQDEDREYGYVIERGNRFVGAVSIDSLKTALTQQQGLDAALIDAPLAVDAQTPLSELLSHVGQAPCAVPVVDEDQQYVGIISKGMLLRALDREGVNNG, from the coding sequence ATGGCAATTAAATTAGAAATTAAAAATCTTTATAAAATATTTGGCGAGCATCCACAGCGAGCTTTCAAATATATCGAACAAGGACTTTCAAAAGAACAAATTCTGGAAAAAACCGGGCTATCGCTTGGCGTAAAAGACGCCAGTCTGGCCATTGAAGAAGGCGAGATATTTGTCATCATGGGATTATCCGGTTCGGGTAAATCCACAATGGTACGCCTTCTCAATCGCCTGATTGAACCCACCCGCGGGCAAGTGCTGATTGATGGTGTGGATATTGCAAAAATATCCGACGCCGAACTCCGTGAGGTGCGCAGAAAAAAGATTGCGATGGTCTTCCAGTCCTTTGCCTTAATGCCGCATATGACCGTGCTGGACAATACCGCGTTCGGTATGGAATTGGCCGGAATTAATGCCGAAGAACGCCGGGAAAAAGCCCTTGATGCACTGCGTCAGGTCGGGCTGGAAAATTATGCCCATAGCTACCCGGACGAACTCTCTGGTGGGATGCGTCAACGCGTCGGATTAGCACGCGCATTAGCAATTAATCCGGATATCTTATTAATGGATGAAGCCTTCTCAGCGCTCGATCCATTAATTCGCACTGAGATGCAGGATGAGCTGGTAAAATTACAGGCGAAACATCAGCGCACCATTGTCTTTATTTCCCACGATCTCGATGAAGCTATGCGTATTGGCGACCGAATTGCCATTATGCAAAATGGCGAAGTGGTACAAGTCGGCACACCGGATGAAATTCTCAATAATCCGGCGAATGATTATGTCCGTACCTTCTTCCGTGGTGTTGATATTAGTCAGGTATTCAGTGCGAAAGATATTGCCCGTCGTACACCGAACGGCTTAATTCGTAAAACCCCCGGCTTCGGCCCACGTTCGGCATTGAAATTATTGCAGGATGAAGACCGCGAATATGGCTACGTTATCGAACGCGGTAATAGATTTGTCGGTGCAGTGTCTATCGATTCGCTTAAAACCGCGTTAACGCAGCAGCAAGGCCTTGATGCGGCGCTGATTGACGCGCCATTAGCAGTCGATGCGCAAACGCCTCTTAGCGAGTTGCTCTCTCATGTCGGACAGGCTCCCTGTGCGGTGCCCGTGGTCGACGAGGACCAACAGTATGTCGGCATTATTTCGAAAGGAATGCTGCTGCGCGCTTTAGATCGTGAGGGGGTAAACAATGGCTGA
- a CDS encoding carboxymuconolactone decarboxylase family protein, which produces MTTLRQPYYELSPTVYNALVQAKTALENSTLETTLMELVYLRVSQINGCAFCLEMHSKALRKSGVPQHKLDALAGWRVSHHFDDRERAALAWAESVTDIARTHAEDDVYQPLLEHFSAAEISDLTFAIGLMNCFNRLAVSMRM; this is translated from the coding sequence ATGACTACATTACGTCAGCCTTACTACGAACTTAGCCCAACGGTATATAACGCGCTGGTGCAGGCCAAAACGGCGCTGGAAAATAGCACGCTGGAAACTACGCTGATGGAGTTAGTTTATTTGCGCGTCTCGCAAATCAATGGTTGCGCATTTTGTCTGGAGATGCACAGCAAAGCATTACGCAAATCCGGTGTGCCGCAGCATAAGCTGGATGCCCTGGCAGGCTGGCGCGTAAGCCATCATTTTGACGATCGCGAACGGGCGGCGCTGGCATGGGCGGAATCGGTGACCGATATTGCCCGAACCCATGCGGAAGACGACGTTTATCAGCCTTTGCTTGAGCATTTCAGCGCAGCAGAAATCAGCGACTTAACATTTGCCATCGGGCTGATGAATTGCTTTAACCGCCTGGCCGTTTCCATGCGGATGTAA
- the nrdE gene encoding class 1b ribonucleoside-diphosphate reductase subunit alpha translates to MATTTAERLTQETMDYHALNAMLNLYDSAGRIQFDKDRQAVDAFMATHVRPNSVTFSSQQQRLNWLVNEGYYDENVLNRYSRDFVITLFAHAHASGFRFQTFLGAWKFYTSYTLKTFDGKRYLEDFADRVTMVALTLAQGDKTLAKQLTDEMLSGRFQPATPTFLNCGKRQRGELVSCFLLRIEDNMESIGRAVNSALQLSKRGGGVAFLLSNLREAGAPIKRIENQSSGVIPVMKMLEDAFSYANQLGARQGAGAVYLHAHHPDILRFLDTKRENADEKIRIKTLSLGVVIPDITFHLAKENAQMALFSPYDVERVYGKPFADIAISEHYAELVADERIRKKYINARDFFQRLAEIQFESGYPYIMYEDTVNRANPIAGRINMSNLCSEILQVNSASEYDENLDYARTGHDISCNLGSLNIAHTMDSPDFARTVEIAVRGLTAVSDISHIRSVPSIEAGNAASHAIGLGQMNLHGYLAREGIAYGSPEALDFTNLYFYTITWHALRTSMLLARERGETFAGFKQSRYASGEYFSQYLQGNWQPKTAKVGELFARSSITLPTREMWAQLRDDVMRYGIYNQNLQAVPPTGSISYINHATSSIHPIVAKVEIRKEGKTGRVYYPAPFMTNENLALYQDAYEIGAEKIIDTYAEAARHVDQGLSLTLFFPDTATTRDINKAQIYAWRKGIKTLYYIRLRQMALEGTEIEGCVSCAL, encoded by the coding sequence TTGGCAACGACAACCGCAGAACGCCTGACGCAGGAAACAATGGATTACCACGCCCTGAATGCGATGCTTAACCTTTACGATAGCGCAGGTCGCATTCAGTTCGATAAAGATCGCCAGGCCGTTGACGCCTTTATGGCGACACATGTGCGTCCGAACAGTGTGACCTTCAGTAGCCAGCAGCAGCGCCTGAACTGGCTGGTCAACGAAGGTTACTATGATGAAAACGTCCTCAACCGCTACTCTCGCGATTTTGTCATTACGCTGTTTGCCCACGCACACGCCAGCGGTTTTCGTTTTCAGACATTCCTCGGAGCATGGAAGTTTTACACCAGCTATACGTTGAAGACATTCGACGGTAAGCGTTATCTGGAAGATTTTGCCGATCGAGTCACGATGGTGGCGCTGACGCTGGCACAAGGCGATAAAACACTGGCTAAGCAACTGACCGATGAGATGCTGTCAGGACGCTTTCAGCCTGCAACACCGACATTCCTCAACTGCGGTAAGCGGCAGCGCGGCGAACTGGTTTCCTGTTTTTTGCTGCGTATTGAAGACAATATGGAGTCGATTGGCCGGGCAGTAAATTCCGCACTACAACTGTCGAAACGCGGCGGCGGCGTGGCATTTTTGCTGTCGAATCTGCGGGAAGCGGGCGCGCCAATTAAACGTATTGAAAATCAATCTTCTGGCGTGATTCCGGTGATGAAAATGCTGGAGGACGCATTTTCCTATGCCAACCAGCTCGGCGCTCGTCAGGGTGCTGGCGCAGTCTATTTACATGCCCATCATCCCGATATTCTGCGTTTTCTCGATACGAAACGGGAAAATGCCGACGAGAAAATCCGCATTAAAACACTGTCGCTGGGGGTGGTGATCCCGGATATCACCTTCCATCTGGCAAAAGAGAATGCGCAGATGGCGCTGTTTTCGCCCTATGACGTTGAGCGAGTTTATGGCAAGCCGTTTGCCGATATCGCCATCAGCGAACACTATGCCGAACTGGTAGCCGATGAACGCATCCGCAAAAAATACATCAACGCCCGTGATTTCTTCCAGCGGCTGGCGGAGATCCAGTTTGAATCCGGCTATCCCTACATCATGTATGAAGACACGGTTAACCGTGCTAACCCTATTGCCGGGCGTATAAATATGAGCAATCTCTGCTCAGAAATTTTGCAGGTTAACAGCGCCTCAGAGTATGACGAGAATCTCGACTATGCCCGCACAGGCCATGATATTTCCTGCAATTTAGGTTCGTTGAATATTGCCCACACCATGGATTCCCCCGATTTTGCCCGCACGGTAGAGATCGCCGTGCGCGGTTTAACGGCAGTATCAGATATAAGTCATATCCGCAGCGTGCCGTCCATCGAAGCCGGAAATGCCGCCTCGCACGCCATCGGACTGGGGCAGATGAATTTACACGGTTATCTGGCGCGAGAAGGCATCGCTTATGGATCGCCGGAAGCACTCGATTTCACCAATCTCTATTTCTATACCATCACCTGGCACGCGCTGCGTACCTCGATGTTACTGGCGCGCGAACGCGGCGAAACCTTTGCCGGGTTCAAACAGTCGCGCTATGCCAGCGGTGAATATTTTAGCCAATATCTGCAAGGTAACTGGCAGCCGAAAACGGCGAAAGTTGGCGAGTTGTTTGCTCGTAGCAGTATCACGTTACCTACCCGCGAAATGTGGGCGCAACTGCGCGATGACGTAATGCGCTATGGCATTTACAACCAGAATCTCCAGGCAGTGCCGCCAACTGGCTCCATCTCTTATATCAACCATGCCACGTCGAGCATTCATCCGATTGTGGCGAAAGTAGAGATACGCAAAGAAGGCAAAACAGGACGCGTTTACTACCCTGCCCCGTTTATGACTAACGAAAATCTGGCGCTGTATCAGGACGCTTACGAAATCGGCGCAGAAAAGATCATCGACACCTACGCCGAAGCGGCTCGCCATGTCGATCAAGGGCTGTCGCTGACGCTGTTTTTCCCTGATACCGCCACCACTCGCGATATCAACAAAGCGCAGATTTATGCCTGGCGTAAAGGTATCAAAACGCTCTACTACATCCGCCTGCGTCAGATGGCGCTGGAAGGTACTGAAATTGAAGGCTGCGTCTCCTGCGCGCTTTAA
- a CDS encoding PLP-dependent aminotransferase family protein produces MPRYQDIARQLKTAIEQGELKPGARLPSSRTWSQELGVSRSTVENAYAELVAQGWLIRRGQAGTFVSEQIYPQQSTVQVVAFAGESQQPLPFQMGLPALDLFPRELWARVMGRRLRTQTRFDLALGDVCGEAALREAIVDYLRVSRGIDCQPEQVFITHGYAASMALILHALAKPGNGMWMEDPGFPLIRPIVTRHGVEILPVPVDDNGLDITSGIQNYPDACFALITPAHQSPLGVALSLARRHQILEWAERSQAWIIEDDYDSEFRYHGKPLPALKSLDAPQRVIYAGTFSKALFPALRCAWLVVPVKQIAQFRHQASLAPCAVPVLWQNTLADFLREGHFWRHLKKMRQHYAQRRQWIEQALTQQGFQVVPQKGGIQMVIRMMGDDIAHARKANAAGLAVQALSDWRIRSSGEGGLLLSFTNIVNEGMARQVAQQLRKALS; encoded by the coding sequence ATGCCGCGCTATCAGGATATCGCCCGTCAGTTAAAAACGGCTATTGAGCAAGGGGAACTGAAACCCGGCGCAAGGCTGCCTTCAAGTCGTACCTGGTCGCAGGAACTGGGGGTGTCTCGATCCACTGTCGAAAATGCGTATGCCGAGCTGGTGGCGCAAGGATGGCTGATCAGGCGGGGACAGGCTGGCACATTTGTCAGTGAGCAGATATATCCGCAACAATCTACTGTACAAGTTGTGGCTTTTGCCGGTGAAAGTCAGCAACCGTTGCCATTTCAAATGGGTTTACCCGCACTCGATCTCTTTCCGCGAGAGCTGTGGGCGCGGGTGATGGGGCGTCGCCTTCGTACCCAGACGCGCTTTGATTTGGCGTTAGGCGATGTCTGCGGTGAGGCGGCGTTGCGTGAGGCAATAGTTGATTACTTACGCGTTTCACGTGGGATTGATTGTCAGCCAGAGCAGGTCTTTATCACTCACGGTTATGCGGCCTCAATGGCTTTAATTCTGCACGCGCTGGCGAAACCGGGAAACGGGATGTGGATGGAAGATCCCGGCTTTCCACTGATTCGCCCGATTGTCACTCGCCACGGTGTGGAAATTTTGCCTGTGCCGGTTGATGACAACGGACTGGATATCACAAGCGGAATACAAAATTATCCTGATGCGTGTTTTGCCCTGATAACACCAGCACACCAAAGCCCGCTGGGTGTGGCGCTCTCTTTAGCGCGCAGGCATCAGATACTGGAATGGGCAGAGCGTAGTCAGGCATGGATTATTGAAGATGATTATGACAGTGAGTTTCGCTATCACGGTAAGCCGTTACCGGCGTTAAAAAGTCTCGATGCACCGCAGCGGGTAATTTATGCCGGAACATTCAGCAAAGCACTATTTCCTGCATTGCGCTGTGCGTGGCTGGTGGTGCCGGTGAAGCAAATTGCACAATTCCGCCACCAGGCGTCACTGGCTCCATGTGCGGTACCTGTTCTATGGCAGAACACACTGGCAGACTTTCTTCGCGAGGGGCATTTCTGGCGGCATCTGAAGAAAATGCGTCAGCATTATGCTCAACGTCGGCAATGGATTGAGCAAGCGTTGACGCAGCAGGGATTTCAGGTTGTGCCGCAGAAAGGTGGTATCCAGATGGTGATCAGAATGATGGGCGATGATATTGCCCATGCGCGTAAAGCCAATGCTGCAGGCCTTGCGGTGCAGGCACTTAGCGACTGGCGTATCCGCTCAAGTGGGGAAGGTGGATTACTTCTCTCTTTTACCAATATCGTTAACGAAGGTATGGCGCGACAGGTAGCACAACAATTACGTAAAGCCTTAAGCTAA
- a CDS encoding MFS transporter yields the protein MTKPNHELSPALIVLMSIATGLAVASNYYAQPLLDTIARNFSLSASSAGFIVTAAQLGYAAGLLFLVPLGDMFERRRLIVSMTLLAAGGMLITASSQSLAMMILGTALTGLFSVVAQILVPLAATLASPDKRGKVVGTIMSGLLLGILLARTVAGLLANLGGWRTVFWVASVLMALMALALWRGLPQMKSETHLNYPQLLGSVFSMFISDKILRTRALLGCLTFANFSILWTSMAFLLAAPPFNYSDGVIGLFGLAGAAGALGARPAGGFADKGKSHHTTTFGLLLLLLSWLAIWFGHTSVLALIIGILVLDLTVQGVHITNQTVIYRIYPDARNRLTAGYMTSYFIGGAAGSLISASAWQHAGWTGVCLAGASLALLNLLVWWRGFHRQEAAN from the coding sequence ATGACTAAACCTAATCATGAGCTTAGCCCGGCACTGATCGTGCTGATGTCTATCGCCACCGGTCTGGCGGTAGCCAGTAACTATTACGCCCAGCCATTACTCGACACCATCGCGCGTAACTTTTCCCTTTCCGCCAGTTCGGCAGGCTTTATTGTTACCGCCGCGCAGTTGGGCTATGCCGCAGGTCTGCTGTTTCTTGTTCCCCTCGGTGATATGTTTGAACGCCGCCGCCTGATTGTCTCGATGACCTTACTGGCAGCGGGCGGTATGTTGATTACCGCCAGCAGTCAGTCGCTGGCGATGATGATCCTCGGTACGGCATTAACCGGTTTATTCTCGGTCGTGGCACAAATTCTGGTTCCGCTGGCAGCGACGCTGGCTTCACCGGACAAACGCGGCAAAGTGGTCGGCACCATTATGAGCGGGCTGCTGTTGGGGATCTTGCTGGCACGAACCGTTGCCGGGTTGCTGGCAAACCTCGGCGGCTGGCGCACCGTCTTTTGGGTTGCCTCGGTGTTAATGGCACTGATGGCGCTGGCATTATGGCGTGGTCTGCCACAAATGAAATCAGAAACCCACCTCAACTACCCACAGTTGCTTGGTTCCGTTTTCAGCATGTTTATCAGCGATAAAATTCTGCGCACCCGCGCGTTGCTGGGCTGCCTGACCTTTGCCAACTTCAGCATTCTCTGGACCTCAATGGCCTTTTTGCTCGCCGCACCGCCTTTTAATTACAGCGATGGCGTAATTGGTCTGTTTGGACTCGCGGGAGCTGCCGGAGCGTTGGGCGCTCGTCCGGCGGGCGGTTTTGCCGATAAGGGCAAATCGCACCACACCACAACTTTCGGTCTGCTGCTGCTGTTACTTTCATGGCTGGCGATCTGGTTTGGTCACACATCCGTACTGGCGCTGATTATCGGCATCCTGGTGCTGGATCTCACCGTGCAGGGCGTGCATATCACCAATCAGACCGTAATTTACCGAATTTACCCTGATGCCCGTAATCGTCTGACCGCAGGATATATGACCAGCTATTTTATTGGCGGCGCCGCCGGTTCACTGATTTCGGCCTCTGCATGGCAACATGCAGGGTGGACAGGTGTTTGCCTGGCGGGCGCATCACTTGCCCTGTTGAATTTACTGGTCTGGTGGCGAGGATTTCACCGTCAGGAAGCCGCAAATTAA
- the nrdF gene encoding class 1b ribonucleoside-diphosphate reductase subunit beta: protein MKLSRISAINWNKISDDKDLEVWNRLTSNFWLPEKVPLSNDIPAWQTLSAAEQQLTMRVFTGLTLLDTLQNVIGAPSLMPDALTPHEEAVLSNISFMEAVHARSYSSIFSTLCQTKDVDAAYTWSEENASLQRKAQIIQQHYRGDNPLKKKIASVFLESFLFYSGFWLPMYFSSRGKLTNTADLIRLIIRDEAVHGYYIGYKYQKNLEKISLAQREELKSFAFDLLLELYDNELQYTDELYAETTWADDVKAFLCYNANKALMNLGYEPLFPAEMAEVNPAILAALSPNADENHDFFSGSGSSYVMGKAVETVDEDWNF, encoded by the coding sequence ATGAAACTCTCACGTATCAGCGCCATCAACTGGAATAAGATATCTGACGATAAAGATCTGGAGGTGTGGAACCGCCTGACCAGCAATTTCTGGCTCCCGGAAAAGGTGCCGCTGTCGAACGATATTCCTGCGTGGCAGACATTAAGTGCCGCAGAACAACAACTGACGATGCGCGTTTTTACTGGCCTGACGCTGCTCGACACGCTGCAAAATGTTATCGGCGCGCCTTCACTGATGCCCGATGCACTCACGCCCCATGAAGAGGCGGTATTATCAAATATCAGCTTTATGGAAGCGGTTCATGCCCGTTCTTACAGTTCGATTTTCTCGACACTCTGCCAGACCAAAGATGTCGATGCCGCCTACACCTGGAGTGAGGAAAACGCGTCGTTGCAGCGAAAAGCACAGATTATTCAGCAACATTATCGCGGTGATAATCCACTGAAAAAGAAAATCGCCAGTGTGTTTCTTGAATCATTTTTGTTCTATTCTGGCTTCTGGCTGCCTATGTATTTTTCCAGTCGCGGAAAGCTAACCAATACCGCAGACCTGATCCGTCTGATTATCCGCGATGAAGCAGTGCACGGTTATTACATCGGCTATAAATATCAGAAAAACCTTGAAAAGATCTCCCTGGCGCAACGTGAAGAGTTGAAGAGTTTCGCCTTCGATTTGCTACTGGAACTTTACGACAACGAGTTGCAATACACCGATGAATTGTACGCCGAAACCACATGGGCTGACGATGTGAAAGCGTTTCTCTGTTACAACGCCAATAAGGCGTTGATGAATCTGGGCTACGAACCGTTATTTCCCGCAGAAATGGCGGAAGTAAATCCGGCAATCCTCGCCGCGCTTTCGCCGAATGCCGATGAAAATCACGATTTCTTTTCTGGTTCAGGCTCCTCTTACGTGATGGGAAAAGCGGTCGAAACAGTAGATGAAGACTGGAATTTCTGA